CTACCCACAATTAACATGATCTTGGCTGTATCCTTGCCATTTATTTTGACCGTCTCCTTGCTTTTTAGCCCGGCATCCCGATGTACGTCGATTACTATTTGAATCGAAGGATTTCCGGCAAGCATCGCCCGGACAGTTTTTTCCGAATTGCCATAGGATTTAGGGAAACTGGGGTAGTCATGGATAGTGGTGGAACGAACGGTCTTGACTCCTTTGGCTTCCAAAGCTTCAGCCAGCCTCCCTGCTACTTTGGCAATGCCGCCATTTTTCCCTTCCAACTTTTCTTTGCCATCGGTAGGCACATAGGTTTCAGCGTTATGGGTGTTGTAAATGGCCACGACAGGTTTATCGCTTTTGATTAATTTAGGCTCGGGCAGCGGGTTTTCCGTAGGCTCCTCCAGCTCCGGAATATATTCTTCCATAATCTCCTCTTCTTCAACCTCACCTTCTAAAGTTGTTAAAGAAGGAAGATCATTTCCGGCAGCTACCATTTTAAATATTGTCAGCTGGGAACCTAAAAAACTTTTGGGGTCCTGCAAGTCAATATCAACTACCGCCGACAAGGCGCTTTCAACCAGCCCCGATTTTTGCACCTTCTGCCCTGCCATAGCCTGGGTATCTGCCGTAGTAGCCAGCACCGGCATTGTCTCTAGCAAGATGCCGAGGCAATTTGCTTTTTCCACTGCCAGCAAACGATAAGCCTTGTCCATTAAAAGATAAGGGCTGATCTCTCCTCCTCCGCTTTGCAGCCAATGCCCGCCTAAAAAAGACAATTCCCGCCCTCCTAACCAGGCGCCGCACAGCAACAGTACAAGCAACAATGTTGTTTTAAATTTCTTTTTCAGACGTGGTGAAATGCGAAAAAAAATTACAGAGCGCAAGGTATGTCCCCCCAAATAAGTTACATACCCTAACTTATGCGTGCTACAACCTGTTTAGTACAAAAAGCATTCCCAATTTTACCCCGAAAAAAGCAAAGCGCGAAATACATTTCGCGCCCTGCTCCCAAACCTTAATTAACGTAATTCTGTTGGTACAAACGCATCAATAATACCGACCACCAGAGCCGAGAGCAGCGCTCCTAAGATATTAACTCTTAAAAAGCTGGGGACAATAAACTGGGCTAAATAGATTACCACAGCAGCACTGATAAAGCCTACTATTCCCCTACCCTGGGGCGAGAGGGATTTACCAAAAAGACTCTCCGCAATGTAACCTAAAATTGCGATTACGACTGCAGCCAAAAGCGCTCCAGTAAATCCTGCAACAGTAATACCCGGTAATAACCAACCTACCAACATTAGAACCAAAGCGGAAACAATAAACCTGATGATGGTTCCGAAAATCCTTTTCATCGATAACTTCACCTCCTTTTTTTAAATTTTTTCCTTTTCCCGGTGAAAATATACAAGAATTTAATTACTTGCTTTAAAAAGCCATTCGTGATAGAATATAATCTGTTAATTATTGCATATTTGCTCTTGCGGTTTAAGGAGGTGACAGGACAGTGCCTAATATCAAATCTGCCAAAAAAAGAGTAGAAATTACTCGCCAACGTACATTAAGAAATGCAGCTTTGAAATCTAACCTGAAAACTGCCATCAAACGGTTTGAAGAAGCAGCTGCAGGCGGCGATTTAGATAAAGCTAAGGACACTTTAGTGCGCGCTATTCGTACTATTGACAAAGCAGTGACTAAAGGTTTAATCCATAAAAATAAAGCTGCCAGGAAAAAATCCCGTTTACAGAAACTATTCAACGCCTCCGCCAGCTAAGAGAGAAATAAGTAGAAAAGACCTGCGTGCAAAGCAGGTCTTTTGTTTTAATTTTACAACTAGACAAAAACCCGGTATTTGTTAGTGCCGCTACAGCGGTACGAAAATCTATTTACAAAAATCAGCGATGAGCAGTTCCAGCAGGAGTGCAGGTCTTCCCTGCCCAGTCTTGATAGCTACATCCAACTCCAGCAGCTTCTCCAAAACATCGACCACTTGTGCCACACTAAACCTCTGTCCTTGTTTGACTGCCTTATTTGCTGCAAAAGCCGGCACTTGTAAAACTTGAGGCAACTCTCCCTGCATATAACCTTGTTCCAGAAGCAATTTGGCTTCTAATATTAAGCGGAATTGCCTGGCCAGCATATACACAATCAACACTTCGGGCTCACCCGTTTTCAGCAGATCCCGGCAGTACTGGACCGCAGCAGACCCCCGGCGCTCAGCAAAAGCATCGACTAAGTTGAAAATGGTGGTTTGGGCGGTTTTGCTTACTAATTCATGTACTACTTCCATGGATACCTGACCCGGCTCTTCCCCCAGGTAGAGGCAAATCTTTTCTATTTCTTGTTCCAGTGCAGTCAAATCGTTACCAATGCTGGCCACCAGGTAATCCAGAGCAGCGAAGTCAATCTGCTTGTGGCGCTGCGCGAAACGCCCTTTTACCCAGTCCAGCAGTTCTTTTCCTTTTAACTGTCCGAACTCAACTGCACAGCCCCGTTTTATAAGGAGTTGCACAACTTTTTTCCTGCTGTCAGCTTTGCCTTTAGCCACAAAAACCACATGACTTAAAGGCGACGGATTGTCCAAATAAGAGTTTAACTCTTCTTCTTCCGAAGCGGGGGGTTCTTTTTGTTTTCCCTGAGCCTTTTTCGCCTGGAACAATTGGCAGTTTTGCACAACAATCAATTTGTTGTGGCTAAAGAGGGGCAGAGTATTGGCAATTTCCAAAACCTCTTCCAGCGTATAAGCCTCTTCCAGTATTTCAATGGTCAAGTTACCTGAATGCTTTTGCAGGAGATTATTTTTTAGGTACTCCACCGCCTCCGCCTTTAAGAAATCATCATCACCATGAAAAAGATAAACGGGCGCAATTTGGGACTTAGCGACCAGTTCTTTAAATTCCTGATAATTCATTGGCGCTCCACTCCGAACCTAATTGCAAGTCTTGAGTCTTTTTTATTCTATCACAGCCTAACTAGAAACTTAACCTTGCAAAGAAAAATTTTAAAATCTTTCCATGTATTCCATAGACTAAAAAACAGATACTAAAAATACTGAACGGTAACTAGAGGACGTGATCTATGTTGGGCCTAAAAATAAAAGCTCCCTGGAATTTCGGTCCGGTGCGGGACTTAGGGATCGATCTGGGCACTGCTAATACGCTGGTTTACGCTAAAGGCAAAGGCATTGTATTACGGGAACCTTCGGTAGTAGCAGTGGATTTAAATACCAACACCATCCTGGCTGTTGGTTCTGATGCCAGGGATATGCTGGGGCGCACTCCCAGCAATATTGTAGCAATCCGCCCATTACGGGAAGGTGCTATTGCAGATTTTGAAACTACCCGCAAAATGATCAACTACTTTATCGAAAAAGTCTTGGG
This region of Zhaonella formicivorans genomic DNA includes:
- a CDS encoding phage holin family protein: MFGTIIRFIVSALVLMLVGWLLPGITVAGFTGALLAAVVIAILGYIAESLFGKSLSPQGRGIVGFISAAVVIYLAQFIVPSFLRVNILGALLSALVVGIIDAFVPTELR
- the holA gene encoding DNA polymerase III subunit delta, producing MNYQEFKELVAKSQIAPVYLFHGDDDFLKAEAVEYLKNNLLQKHSGNLTIEILEEAYTLEEVLEIANTLPLFSHNKLIVVQNCQLFQAKKAQGKQKEPPASEEEELNSYLDNPSPLSHVVFVAKGKADSRKKVVQLLIKRGCAVEFGQLKGKELLDWVKGRFAQRHKQIDFAALDYLVASIGNDLTALEQEIEKICLYLGEEPGQVSMEVVHELVSKTAQTTIFNLVDAFAERRGSAAVQYCRDLLKTGEPEVLIVYMLARQFRLILEAKLLLEQGYMQGELPQVLQVPAFAANKAVKQGQRFSVAQVVDVLEKLLELDVAIKTGQGRPALLLELLIADFCK
- the spoIIP gene encoding stage II sporulation protein P translates to MRSVIFFRISPRLKKKFKTTLLLVLLLCGAWLGGRELSFLGGHWLQSGGGEISPYLLMDKAYRLLAVEKANCLGILLETMPVLATTADTQAMAGQKVQKSGLVESALSAVVDIDLQDPKSFLGSQLTIFKMVAAGNDLPSLTTLEGEVEEEEIMEEYIPELEEPTENPLPEPKLIKSDKPVVAIYNTHNAETYVPTDGKEKLEGKNGGIAKVAGRLAEALEAKGVKTVRSTTIHDYPSFPKSYGNSEKTVRAMLAGNPSIQIVIDVHRDAGLKSKETVKINGKDTAKIMLIVGSNARLEHSDWEKNKAFAEKVVKKMEQIYPGLSKGYRVQSGRYNQHLHPNAILIEVGSAKNSQEEAERAVTLFADVIIHVLADMQKEKL
- the rpsT gene encoding 30S ribosomal protein S20, coding for MPNIKSAKKRVEITRQRTLRNAALKSNLKTAIKRFEEAAAGGDLDKAKDTLVRAIRTIDKAVTKGLIHKNKAARKKSRLQKLFNASAS